One segment of Paenibacillus rhizovicinus DNA contains the following:
- a CDS encoding stalk domain-containing protein encodes MQTPAPIPNQRPPGTQPASAPASRPSPRPTRVTARAAKRMLARTALLAVLFALLASLITYAVDPLQFYHKPFGYKPVFSSEQRYQNPGLALHYDYDTIIIGTSMTENFLPSEVDKALGGKTLKLSIRGSTADEQYKIAQLAIKTGKVKRVLWGLDYFALKTGDQEAAGPFPDYLYDDNHWNDYRYLLNYSVYGQLFKGIFKQLEGTAPQSLEKLYNWNDSVLFGKRLVLADYRKAANEEAYFGLNEEPLDVIKDHFNAQVLSLVKANPDVDFIFYYPPYSVLREAVWSATNEERYRNQLAMDVWMFQQFNALPNAKVYDFQTAGDWTYNLDLYKDLSHHNQAVNTQIAEAIGKDDPRYRMTEANAQALSDELTEQVRTLTMTADGDPKIVQVFVGSGGEAAVAKEAEFSNRVIPGDGEVLVPAKEAAAALGATFDWNQEAKTLVMARGNTRITMQLNKAMAAVKDSGNIELSYPPTLAGGKTHVPLLQLAELLGYSVMPVQPNSWSLRYTLTAGAIGK; translated from the coding sequence GTGCAGACTCCTGCTCCCATTCCCAATCAACGCCCGCCTGGCACGCAGCCTGCGTCCGCCCCGGCTTCCCGGCCTTCGCCGCGGCCAACCCGGGTAACGGCCCGGGCCGCCAAGCGCATGCTCGCCCGGACCGCACTGCTCGCCGTCCTCTTCGCGCTGCTGGCATCGCTGATCACCTACGCGGTGGATCCGCTGCAGTTCTATCATAAGCCGTTCGGCTACAAGCCGGTTTTCTCGTCCGAACAGCGCTACCAGAACCCGGGGCTCGCCCTTCATTACGATTACGATACGATCATCATCGGTACCTCGATGACGGAGAACTTCCTGCCTTCCGAAGTCGATAAGGCGCTCGGCGGCAAGACGCTGAAGCTGTCGATCCGAGGTTCGACGGCGGACGAGCAGTACAAGATCGCGCAGCTCGCGATCAAGACCGGCAAGGTGAAGCGGGTCCTGTGGGGACTCGATTATTTTGCGCTCAAGACCGGCGACCAGGAAGCGGCAGGACCTTTTCCCGATTACCTCTATGACGACAACCACTGGAACGATTATCGGTATTTGCTGAATTACAGCGTCTATGGCCAGTTGTTCAAAGGGATCTTCAAGCAGCTGGAGGGCACGGCGCCTCAAAGCCTGGAGAAGCTGTACAACTGGAACGACAGCGTGCTATTCGGCAAACGTCTCGTGCTGGCGGATTATCGGAAGGCCGCCAATGAGGAAGCGTATTTCGGATTGAACGAGGAACCGCTCGATGTAATCAAGGATCATTTCAATGCCCAGGTGCTGTCGCTCGTGAAGGCCAATCCGGACGTGGACTTTATTTTCTACTACCCGCCGTACAGCGTGCTCCGCGAGGCCGTTTGGTCTGCGACCAACGAGGAGCGTTACCGGAATCAGCTGGCCATGGACGTCTGGATGTTCCAACAATTCAATGCGCTGCCGAATGCCAAAGTATACGATTTCCAAACCGCAGGCGATTGGACGTATAATCTCGATCTGTACAAAGACCTCTCGCACCATAACCAAGCGGTAAATACGCAAATTGCCGAAGCCATCGGCAAGGACGATCCCCGCTATCGGATGACCGAGGCGAACGCGCAGGCGTTGTCGGATGAACTGACCGAGCAAGTTCGAACGCTGACGATGACTGCGGACGGCGACCCGAAGATCGTTCAGGTGTTCGTCGGCAGCGGGGGCGAAGCCGCAGTCGCGAAAGAAGCCGAATTCAGCAACCGCGTCATTCCGGGCGACGGCGAGGTGCTCGTTCCCGCCAAGGAAGCCGCGGCCGCGCTCGGCGCGACGTTCGACTGGAACCAAGAGGCGAAGACGCTCGTCATGGCGCGCGGGAATACCCGCATCACCATGCAGCTCAATAAGGCGATGGCGGCCGTAAAAGACAGCGGCAACATCGAGCTGTCCTATCCGCCTACGCTCGCCGGCGGCAAGACGCATGTCCCGCTGCTGCAGCTGGCCGAGCTGCTCGGATACAGCGTGATGCCCGTTCAGCCGAACAGCTGGAGCTTGCGCTATACGCTGACGGCGGGCGCGATTGGGAAGTGA
- a CDS encoding stalk domain-containing protein, translated as MIMKRKAVAGLILGTVLAGCTGMTALAESAPPSTIADFAAESLIKSDGTYWIWGGNHPVPTQVPGLSDVIASFDDGIVMKKDLSVWHWTFTNTAVATSAVIPKLRELSAVFDTGHELLALEQDGDVYAIPRTDEGQLDWEAIAPVDNLRNVVAVTSYYSNSDGNQVLLFLKNDGTLWSSDRDLESISAVKTAGKVKSAAGNYALLADGTVQVFPASENASWASSDPAAVTLMQPLKDIQLIRTDGYSNAAVDKRGRVWFWGDTRTGFSDGTVLHEQKTPVLLNGVGHVKEVFLVERSLIAWTENGEIYETSIDRESLPADAKFRLLAENIVKVEAGSRHIIMQRNNGAMLGWGINKLAEQGTGGYDYMHDAPIAMQPPVTVQLNGQTVALSNGVIIRNAQAFIPMRSIFEQLGAKVTWDANIKTVTMKRQTGAADDAAATIAVDFNKGTTTVGGKTAQLETEPFILSDTAYVPLRVISESLGAHVEWIKEDNRIAITK; from the coding sequence ATGATAATGAAACGAAAGGCTGTGGCGGGTTTGATTTTGGGAACCGTGCTGGCGGGATGCACGGGAATGACTGCTTTGGCGGAGAGCGCCCCGCCTTCCACCATTGCGGATTTTGCTGCCGAATCATTGATAAAGTCAGACGGAACGTATTGGATATGGGGAGGTAACCATCCAGTGCCGACGCAGGTACCCGGCCTGAGCGACGTGATCGCATCGTTCGACGACGGTATCGTCATGAAGAAGGATTTATCGGTCTGGCATTGGACATTCACGAATACAGCCGTCGCGACATCAGCAGTGATTCCGAAGCTGCGCGAGCTGTCCGCGGTTTTCGATACGGGCCATGAATTGCTAGCCTTGGAGCAGGACGGAGATGTTTACGCCATTCCTCGGACCGATGAAGGTCAATTGGATTGGGAGGCGATTGCGCCTGTGGATAATCTTCGGAATGTCGTCGCCGTGACGTCTTACTACTCCAATTCGGACGGTAATCAGGTGCTGCTCTTCTTGAAGAATGACGGCACGCTGTGGTCAAGCGACCGGGATTTGGAGTCCATCTCCGCCGTGAAGACCGCAGGCAAAGTAAAGTCGGCTGCCGGTAATTACGCGCTGCTGGCAGACGGCACGGTGCAAGTCTTCCCGGCGAGCGAGAATGCAAGCTGGGCGTCGTCCGACCCTGCGGCGGTCACCTTGATGCAGCCGCTGAAGGACATTCAGCTCATTCGGACGGACGGCTATTCGAACGCGGCGGTCGACAAGCGGGGCAGAGTATGGTTTTGGGGGGATACACGGACCGGGTTCTCGGATGGAACGGTGCTGCATGAGCAGAAAACGCCTGTGCTCCTGAATGGCGTCGGCCATGTCAAAGAGGTCTTCTTGGTGGAACGTTCGCTAATCGCGTGGACCGAGAACGGAGAGATTTATGAAACTTCCATCGACCGGGAATCGCTTCCGGCCGATGCCAAATTCAGGCTTCTCGCCGAGAATATCGTCAAGGTCGAAGCCGGCAGCCGGCATATCATCATGCAGCGGAATAACGGCGCGATGCTGGGCTGGGGCATTAATAAGCTGGCCGAACAAGGAACGGGCGGCTACGATTACATGCATGATGCGCCGATCGCGATGCAGCCGCCGGTAACGGTGCAATTGAACGGCCAAACCGTGGCGCTGAGCAATGGGGTCATCATACGAAATGCGCAGGCGTTCATCCCGATGCGATCTATATTCGAGCAATTGGGAGCGAAAGTAACGTGGGATGCGAATATCAAGACAGTCACCATGAAGCGGCAGACCGGTGCAGCAGACGATGCGGCCGCGACGATTGCGGTGGATTTCAACAAAGGGACGACGACCGTGGGAGGAAAAACCGCCCAACTTGAAACGGAGCCATTTATTCTAAGCGATACGGCTTACGTACCGTTGCGCGTCATCAGCGAATCGCTTGGCGCGCATGTCGAATGGATCAAGGAGGATAATCGGATCGCGATTACGAAATAA
- a CDS encoding response regulator, translated as MFQLLIVDDELSVLDGLELTIPWRELDVENIYRAENGFEALEILKRHPIDIVISDIRMPGMSGLELIQEIKRRWSGVKTVILSGHGEFQYAQDAIRAEAEDFLLKPVSGDTVMRTVRKIQERLRQEWDGVNSAQKMKETLREHLPLLRNNALYDLLIGKYADRSRLEEKLKHLEIPFAEGDALFLMLIRIEEGFAAYDPGSLSLFEFAIGNMTAEIFGKQFCTWMTSDPNDYLVVALKPLRTGETDMPAAVAISNAAVPKRLTDEQLVMERLANQLQKNVLSYLKGKISIIVSRPGRFPADIRGLHETNLTLMRHRAGSDQGILFAMGGGSDEVASIETGSLDHLYRTPNLMQLLEAGKWDDAEEKLALIFDEVQRQFAESREHVAEVYHSLSASFAYVSHKNGRLLAGLLSRHPELPASKQDEYPSLAQLKHWAEGVLRIMRSDMEKQIRTARASIIAKVHHYIFEHLSDDVSLQTLADHVHLHPVYLSKIYKLETDETLTEYLHRVRMDKAAAMLKQTSEKIYKVARLIGFENTYFTKVFKKHFGLTPQEYRDR; from the coding sequence ATGTTTCAGCTTCTGATCGTGGACGATGAACTATCCGTGCTGGACGGCCTGGAGCTAACGATTCCTTGGCGGGAACTGGATGTGGAGAACATCTACCGGGCGGAGAACGGGTTCGAGGCGCTGGAAATTCTGAAGCGGCATCCGATCGATATCGTCATTTCCGATATTCGCATGCCTGGCATGAGCGGGCTGGAGCTGATTCAGGAAATCAAGCGCCGCTGGAGCGGCGTGAAGACGGTCATTTTGTCCGGACACGGGGAGTTTCAGTATGCGCAGGATGCGATCAGGGCCGAGGCGGAGGATTTTCTGCTGAAGCCGGTTAGCGGAGATACGGTGATGCGGACGGTGCGCAAGATTCAGGAGCGGCTGCGGCAGGAATGGGACGGCGTCAATTCCGCTCAGAAGATGAAGGAGACGCTGCGCGAGCATTTGCCGCTTCTCCGCAACAATGCGCTGTACGATTTGCTGATCGGCAAATATGCGGACCGCAGCCGCCTGGAAGAGAAGCTGAAGCATCTTGAAATTCCGTTCGCGGAAGGGGATGCGTTGTTTCTCATGCTCATCCGCATCGAGGAAGGGTTCGCGGCGTACGACCCCGGCAGCCTCAGTCTGTTCGAATTCGCCATCGGCAATATGACCGCGGAAATCTTCGGCAAGCAATTCTGCACATGGATGACTTCCGATCCGAACGATTATCTCGTGGTGGCGCTGAAACCGCTGCGAACCGGCGAGACCGATATGCCGGCGGCGGTCGCGATTTCGAATGCAGCCGTGCCGAAGCGCTTAACGGACGAACAGCTCGTAATGGAGCGCTTGGCCAACCAACTGCAGAAGAACGTCTTGTCCTACCTGAAAGGAAAAATCTCCATCATCGTCAGCAGGCCCGGCCGGTTTCCCGCGGACATTCGCGGGCTGCACGAGACGAATTTGACGCTCATGCGCCATCGGGCGGGCAGCGACCAAGGCATTCTGTTCGCCATGGGAGGCGGGAGCGACGAGGTGGCGTCGATCGAGACCGGTTCGCTCGATCATTTGTACCGCACGCCGAATCTGATGCAGCTGCTCGAAGCGGGCAAATGGGACGATGCCGAGGAGAAGCTGGCTCTGATCTTCGATGAGGTGCAGCGCCAGTTTGCCGAATCGCGGGAGCATGTCGCGGAGGTGTATCACAGCTTATCCGCCTCGTTCGCATACGTATCGCATAAGAACGGGCGGCTGCTCGCCGGCTTGCTGAGCCGCCATCCGGAGCTGCCGGCCTCGAAGCAGGACGAGTATCCTTCGCTTGCGCAGCTGAAGCATTGGGCGGAAGGCGTGCTGCGCATCATGCGCTCGGACATGGAGAAGCAGATCCGCACCGCGCGGGCTTCCATCATCGCCAAGGTGCATCATTATATTTTCGAACATCTGTCGGATGACGTGTCCTTACAGACGCTTGCCGATCACGTTCATCTTCACCCGGTGTATCTGTCCAAGATCTACAAGCTGGAAACCGACGAGACGCTGACCGAATATTTGCACCGGGTGCGGATGGATAAAGCGGCGGCGATGCTGAAGCAAACCAGCGAGAAAATATACAAAGTCGCGCGTCTGATCGGGTTCGAGAATACGTATTTCACCAAAGTGTTCAAGAAGCACTTTGGCCTGACGCCGCAGGAGTACCGGGATCGCTAG
- a CDS encoding sensor histidine kinase: MNPMRLTIFHKIALVILLLLVPILMLYSYSNRVSENVVKDEIRKSLISRLTYLQNRLNTQVIHLSLSAMRLSGDPSLATLNSPDSFKSHFDMLQFKSELQERIAVQSNTTEWPTDLAVYFPASGQVVSPGPEIAFDGRYIANRVDKLWKAWPKSGAIGSGYDFYYYAVSPYSAYANPLQANNIVEIRFSSSNLVRMLDEYKGAGRSDPFLSDGKNGLIANSTVDQGLAYDVMRELSNRPAQDQLSFQFDIGGRSYLVNSIRNAALGWTLVDYVPMEQVLRPIKTSNRMFYISSGLLLLLAIAAVFLLYRNVQIPMKELMRSLQRIKRGDFSARIEIRSGTEFEFLFQRFNEMSSQIGDLIQHVYREQLTARDAQFKQLQSQINPHFLYNCLYFIVNMVRLGKDEAAEQMAVSLGDYFKYTTRLERSDATLSEEIGLIENYLNIQTLRMRRIQFVIDIPEAMHELEIPRLLLQPIVENSVIHGIEPKLGGGEIRITGSLTGSTARIAVEDSGVGLTAERMAELTRRLSEPVTSGTGYGVWNVNQRLMLKFGAGAGVTYEHAESGGLRVVLTWKYA, from the coding sequence ATGAATCCGATGCGCCTGACCATCTTCCACAAAATCGCGCTCGTTATCCTGCTGCTGCTCGTGCCCATCCTGATGCTTTACAGCTATTCCAATCGCGTCTCGGAGAACGTCGTCAAGGATGAAATTCGCAAATCGTTGATCAGTCGCCTGACGTACTTGCAAAATCGGCTCAATACGCAAGTGATCCACTTGTCGCTTAGCGCAATGCGCCTCAGCGGCGATCCGTCGCTCGCTACGCTCAACTCGCCGGACAGCTTCAAATCGCATTTCGACATGCTCCAGTTCAAGAGCGAACTGCAGGAGCGGATCGCCGTGCAGAGCAATACGACGGAATGGCCGACCGACCTGGCCGTCTATTTCCCCGCGAGCGGGCAAGTCGTTTCGCCTGGTCCTGAAATCGCTTTCGACGGCCGCTATATTGCGAACCGGGTCGACAAGCTATGGAAAGCGTGGCCGAAGTCGGGAGCAATCGGCAGCGGTTACGATTTCTATTATTACGCCGTCAGTCCTTACTCGGCTTACGCGAATCCGCTGCAGGCGAACAATATCGTGGAAATCCGGTTCTCGAGCTCCAATCTCGTCCGGATGCTGGACGAATACAAGGGAGCGGGAAGAAGCGATCCGTTTCTGTCCGACGGCAAGAACGGGCTCATCGCCAACAGCACGGTGGACCAAGGGCTGGCCTACGATGTCATGCGCGAGCTGTCGAACCGGCCGGCGCAGGATCAGCTCTCGTTCCAATTCGATATCGGCGGCCGCTCGTATCTGGTCAACAGCATCCGCAACGCGGCCCTTGGCTGGACGCTCGTCGATTACGTTCCGATGGAGCAGGTGCTCCGTCCTATCAAGACGAGCAACCGGATGTTCTACATCTCCAGCGGCCTGCTGCTCTTATTGGCTATTGCCGCCGTATTCCTGCTGTACCGCAATGTGCAAATTCCGATGAAGGAGCTGATGCGCAGCTTGCAGCGAATCAAACGCGGCGATTTCTCGGCACGCATCGAAATCCGGTCCGGGACGGAATTCGAGTTTTTGTTCCAACGGTTTAACGAAATGTCGTCTCAGATCGGGGATTTGATCCAGCACGTGTATCGCGAGCAGTTAACCGCCCGGGATGCGCAGTTCAAGCAGCTCCAATCGCAAATCAATCCACATTTTCTCTATAACTGCCTGTATTTTATCGTCAATATGGTCCGGCTGGGCAAGGACGAGGCGGCAGAGCAGATGGCGGTCAGCCTCGGCGATTATTTCAAATACACGACCCGTCTGGAGCGATCGGACGCCACGCTGTCGGAAGAGATCGGCTTGATCGAGAATTACTTGAACATACAGACCTTGCGGATGCGCCGGATTCAATTCGTCATCGATATTCCGGAGGCGATGCACGAGCTGGAAATTCCCCGTCTGCTGCTCCAGCCGATCGTGGAGAACTCCGTCATCCATGGCATCGAGCCGAAGCTCGGCGGCGGCGAGATCCGGATTACGGGCAGTCTGACGGGAAGCACGGCGAGAATTGCCGTTGAAGACAGCGGCGTCGGGCTGACGGCGGAACGGATGGCGGAGCTGACCCGCAGGCTGTCGGAACCGGTCACGAGCGGAACCGGGTACGGCGTTTGGAACGTCAACCAGCGGCTGATGCTTAAATTCGGCGCGGGTGCCGGCGTAACGTATGAACACGCGGAATCGGGCGGCCTGCGGGTCGTGCTGACTTGGAAGTACGCGTAA
- a CDS encoding extracellular solute-binding protein, whose amino-acid sequence MGIITFFYLANDEEKEAPARFQRFLIATITRIMEGYGNFEGGTEMKADWRRPFVSVMLALLLTGATAACSQETEGPGGIAADGGGSNAEDAPGKLAMKDGKYKPEVTMTVVKSLDDSVKFKNGETIEDNVFTRWAKERLGINIRYLWTTPTTNDAYRTKLMLALTANEPLPDVLEVSGELAQDLIDSGKFRAVGELFDDYASDTYKKAMDEAPGAWLPYIRNGKPYGIPSIQYTMQHDDALWIRQDWLDKLHLRAPSTIDELERVMDAFVNEDPDGNGEKDTYGLALSLRSNYNAWIGAGPLFGAFGAIPQTWERDELGNIVYGSVRPEIKGALAKFKEWIGKGYFHQEVALHDEMKAAELFVSGKAGMAMGPTWLYDWPLQDVKKLSPNAVVKPYPLPTGPGGKLMQKSEGTHTMVTLISKNMKHPEIYFTMENYLYDQLNDPKEGDEFQYGFANGYDYAMIDGQPVYESDRIPGGYVDPLKYFPTMPPRIPSAFIPTLAELYNGKKPTTPFEKLLSHSSMNQMEAASIVVSQHEHTIDELFTGAPTPTMKDKWQNLAKMEQTAFTKIMYGDVPLSAFDDFVNNWYESGGAQITSEVRQWYKSVTETSSGDK is encoded by the coding sequence ATGGGGATAATTACATTTTTTTACCTGGCGAATGACGAAGAGAAAGAAGCCCCGGCTCGATTCCAGAGGTTCTTGATTGCAACCATCACCCGCATAATGGAAGGTTACGGTAATTTCGAAGGGGGAACCGAAATGAAGGCTGACTGGAGAAGACCATTCGTGTCCGTGATGCTTGCCCTGCTGCTGACGGGAGCGACCGCGGCTTGCAGCCAGGAAACGGAAGGACCGGGCGGCATCGCAGCGGACGGCGGCGGCAGCAATGCCGAAGACGCGCCTGGGAAGCTCGCGATGAAAGACGGCAAATACAAGCCCGAAGTGACGATGACGGTCGTCAAATCGCTCGACGATTCGGTGAAATTCAAGAACGGCGAAACGATCGAAGATAATGTATTCACCCGATGGGCGAAGGAGCGGCTGGGCATCAACATTCGTTATTTGTGGACGACGCCGACAACGAACGACGCCTACCGGACGAAGCTGATGCTGGCGCTCACGGCTAACGAGCCGCTTCCCGACGTCTTGGAGGTGTCAGGGGAGCTGGCCCAGGATCTGATCGACTCCGGCAAATTCCGGGCGGTAGGCGAATTATTCGATGACTACGCCTCCGACACGTACAAGAAGGCGATGGACGAAGCGCCCGGCGCCTGGCTGCCCTATATTAGGAACGGCAAACCCTACGGCATCCCCAGCATTCAATATACGATGCAGCATGACGACGCGCTCTGGATCCGCCAGGACTGGCTCGATAAGCTGCATTTGCGCGCTCCGTCCACGATCGATGAACTGGAACGGGTGATGGATGCCTTCGTCAATGAGGATCCCGACGGGAACGGTGAGAAAGATACGTACGGTTTAGCGCTATCGCTTCGTTCGAATTATAACGCCTGGATCGGTGCCGGACCGCTGTTCGGCGCCTTCGGGGCCATCCCCCAAACCTGGGAGAGAGACGAGCTTGGCAATATCGTCTACGGCTCCGTACGCCCGGAGATCAAAGGAGCGCTGGCGAAGTTCAAGGAATGGATCGGCAAAGGCTATTTCCATCAAGAAGTGGCGCTCCATGACGAGATGAAGGCCGCGGAGCTGTTCGTCTCCGGCAAGGCGGGGATGGCCATGGGACCGACCTGGCTGTACGACTGGCCGCTTCAGGATGTGAAGAAGCTGTCGCCGAACGCCGTCGTCAAGCCGTACCCGCTGCCGACCGGACCGGGCGGCAAGCTGATGCAGAAGAGCGAAGGCACCCACACGATGGTAACGCTGATCAGCAAGAACATGAAGCATCCCGAAATTTACTTTACAATGGAAAACTATCTCTACGATCAGCTTAACGACCCGAAGGAAGGCGACGAGTTCCAATACGGGTTCGCGAACGGCTACGACTATGCCATGATCGACGGGCAGCCGGTTTACGAGTCGGACCGCATTCCCGGCGGGTATGTGGATCCGCTGAAATATTTCCCGACGATGCCGCCGCGTATCCCATCGGCATTCATTCCGACGCTTGCCGAGCTCTATAACGGCAAGAAACCGACGACGCCGTTCGAGAAATTGCTGAGCCACAGTTCGATGAACCAGATGGAGGCAGCCAGCATCGTCGTCAGCCAGCACGAGCATACGATCGACGAATTGTTTACGGGCGCGCCGACACCTACGATGAAGGACAAGTGGCAGAATCTGGCCAAGATGGAGCAGACCGCGTTCACGAAGATTATGTACGGCGACGTTCCGCTCAGCGCCTTCGACGATTTCGTGAACAACTGGTACGAGTCGGGCGGCGCCCAAATCACGAGCGAAGTCAGACAGTGGTACAAATCCGTCACGGAAACGTCGAGCGGGGACAAATGA
- a CDS encoding heparinase II/III domain-containing protein — protein sequence MLSQKFDGLVAQGVLLAPAAFSPIPSAQDRERWSSVPEALSEKWIQFAALHGDYSWPSLPAAKYAAFKREGDLLAYLNLHWERRSILGAYVLAECLEGQGRYLDRILDGIFAICEETTWVVPHHNSHIRHNEQEILHDNADHEVELASSQTGALLAWTWYLLGERLDGISVRIGERIRREVRERLVRPYLDRDDYWWMGFAKAAHVNNWNPWCNNNMLPVFLLLEDDPETRNQGIRKIMRSLDEFLKRYPQDGCCEEGPMYWGASGGGLFQCLDMLYMASGGAIDIFDEPLVQDIGRFIYKVHIDGNYFVDFADGDAKVSVGVAPLGFGQRIGDARLENLGRMAEPAVPRLLNWFGAYPALSELFTPADKPASAAPASAVPASHVREAWLPYSQVLTARETDGTAEGLFIAAKGGSNHEPHNHNDVGNFIVYADGRPVLIDLGTENYKAQTFSAERYELWYLKSSYHNLPTIDGIVQRAGEAYRASGVSSRLTDETAELALDIAGAYPAEAGIASWRRTCRLVRGSGARVEIIDDYAFEQEPGGIDYSLITPCRPDLSEPGRIELGYADHKRVVIAYDAALEARSEVIVLEDDRLKGNWGEQVYRVVLSERTPGRNGVRALTMTIEK from the coding sequence ATGCTATCCCAGAAATTCGACGGGCTTGTTGCGCAGGGCGTGCTTCTTGCTCCAGCGGCATTCAGCCCCATTCCTTCGGCGCAGGACCGGGAGCGATGGTCGAGCGTTCCGGAAGCCTTATCCGAGAAGTGGATCCAATTCGCGGCTTTGCACGGCGACTATAGCTGGCCCTCATTGCCGGCGGCCAAATACGCGGCGTTCAAGCGCGAAGGCGATCTGCTCGCCTACTTGAACCTGCACTGGGAGCGCAGAAGCATTCTGGGCGCTTACGTGCTGGCCGAATGTTTGGAAGGCCAAGGACGCTACCTGGACCGCATCCTGGACGGGATATTCGCAATCTGCGAAGAAACGACCTGGGTCGTGCCGCATCACAATTCGCATATCAGGCACAACGAGCAGGAGATATTGCACGATAACGCCGACCATGAAGTGGAGCTGGCCAGTTCCCAGACCGGCGCGCTGCTGGCATGGACCTGGTACCTGCTCGGCGAGCGGCTGGACGGCATAAGCGTGCGCATCGGCGAACGCATCCGGCGCGAGGTGCGCGAACGGCTCGTTCGTCCGTATCTGGATCGGGACGATTACTGGTGGATGGGTTTTGCGAAAGCCGCCCACGTCAACAACTGGAATCCGTGGTGCAACAACAACATGCTGCCCGTGTTTCTGCTGCTGGAGGATGATCCCGAGACGAGAAACCAGGGAATCCGCAAAATCATGCGCAGCCTCGACGAGTTTCTGAAACGTTATCCGCAGGACGGCTGCTGCGAAGAAGGACCTATGTATTGGGGAGCTTCCGGAGGCGGCTTGTTCCAATGCCTGGACATGCTGTACATGGCTTCGGGCGGCGCCATTGACATCTTCGATGAACCGCTCGTGCAGGATATCGGCCGGTTTATATACAAGGTGCATATCGACGGCAATTATTTCGTCGATTTCGCGGACGGCGATGCCAAGGTTTCCGTCGGCGTCGCGCCGCTCGGCTTCGGACAGCGGATCGGCGATGCCCGCCTGGAGAACCTTGGCCGCATGGCCGAGCCCGCCGTGCCGCGGCTGCTTAACTGGTTCGGCGCCTATCCGGCCTTGTCCGAATTGTTTACGCCGGCGGACAAGCCGGCATCGGCAGCGCCTGCTTCGGCGGTACCGGCATCCCATGTGCGGGAAGCTTGGCTGCCGTACAGCCAAGTCTTGACGGCGCGCGAGACGGACGGCACGGCCGAAGGACTGTTCATCGCGGCCAAAGGCGGAAGCAACCACGAACCGCATAACCATAACGATGTCGGCAATTTTATCGTTTATGCGGACGGGCGGCCCGTCTTGATCGATCTGGGCACGGAGAATTACAAAGCGCAGACCTTCAGTGCCGAACGCTATGAATTGTGGTATTTGAAATCGTCCTATCACAATCTCCCTACCATCGACGGGATCGTTCAACGGGCCGGCGAGGCGTACCGCGCAAGCGGCGTTTCCAGCAGATTGACCGACGAGACGGCCGAGCTTGCGCTCGACATTGCCGGCGCTTATCCGGCGGAAGCCGGCATCGCTTCCTGGCGGCGTACTTGCAGGCTCGTTCGGGGATCCGGCGCCCGCGTGGAAATCATCGATGATTACGCGTTCGAGCAGGAGCCCGGCGGAATCGACTACAGCCTGATAACCCCTTGCCGTCCGGATCTGTCGGAGCCGGGTCGAATCGAGCTTGGCTATGCGGATCATAAACGCGTCGTTATCGCGTACGATGCCGCCCTCGAAGCCCGCAGCGAAGTCATCGTACTGGAGGACGATCGCTTGAAGGGCAACTGGGGCGAACAGGTCTATCGCGTCGTGCTGTCCGAGAGAACCCCTGGCCGAAACGGCGTCCGCGCCTTGACGATGACGATTGAGAAGTAG